From a single Candidatus Abawacabacteria bacterium genomic region:
- a CDS encoding phage virion morphogenesis protein, which produces MPRDLIEIEVKNDQITKALQELQSKTDNLEPLMIDISEIMKDAVLQNIRVGGNPEWPKLSPMTRNLKENKGFNPNAILQQEGRLKASITHKAGKDFAVAGTNIPYGPIHQFGGEIKPKKGKFLYVPSGKDKKGKTQFIRLKKAVIPARPFLKLQESDERDITNAIKNYLKS; this is translated from the coding sequence ATGCCCAGAGATCTTATCGAAATAGAAGTTAAAAATGATCAAATAACTAAAGCCTTGCAGGAACTTCAGTCTAAAACTGATAATTTAGAACCTTTGATGATCGATATATCCGAGATTATGAAAGATGCCGTGCTGCAAAACATAAGGGTTGGAGGCAATCCTGAATGGCCTAAACTATCACCAATGACAAGAAATTTAAAAGAAAACAAAGGCTTTAACCCGAATGCCATCCTCCAGCAGGAAGGACGCCTTAAAGCCAGCATCACCCATAAAGCAGGCAAGGATTTTGCTGTTGCCGGCACAAATATACCTTACGGCCCTATTCACCAATTCGGCGGGGAAATCAAACCTAAAAAAGGTAAATTTCTTTATGTGCCTTCTGGAAAAGACAAAAAAGGCAAAACGCAGTTTATAAGGCTGAAGAAAGCTGTAATCCCTGCCAGACCATTTTTAAAACTTCAAGAATCAGACGAAAGAGACATAACGAACGCTATTAAGAATTATTTAAAAAGCTGA